In Bradyrhizobium paxllaeri, the genomic stretch GGGGGGCTGGTCTTGCCAAGGCGTGCCACGTGCCACGACAGTGTTGATGAAGATGAGCAGCTTCCTGGCGCAGGCGATGAGCGCTTGCTTGTGCTCTTTTCCAGCGGCCCTCAGCCGGCTGTAAAGGGCGATAAGCTGCGGATTCCAGCGAAAGGATGCCGGCAGCGCCGCCGTATAGAGCGCCCGACGCAGCCTCTTGCGTCCGCCGTCGACGTGACGGGCGCCGCTGTGCTCGCCGCTGTCATCGTCATAGGGCGCAAGGCCGGCGAGAGCGGCGGCTTGCTCGCGGCTGAGCTGGCCGATCTCGGGCATGCGTATCAGGACCGCGACTGCGGTCGGCATCCCGGCGCCGCCCACGCTGTAGATCAGATCGAGCCGCTGGGCGAGGTCGCGATGCTCGCGGATCGCGGCCACCAAGGCCTTGAGTTCGACCCTCTCGCGCTTGGCCAGGCGGGCGATCTCGTCCTTCCAGACCTTCTGGATGCGCGGATCGCGGCAGGCCTCGAGCCGGTTTTTGTACAGCGTAATGTCCTCTCCGATCTGTTCGATCAGCGTCAGATGTTCGGCAAACGGCTGCAGCCGGGATCGGGGGCGGCGTGGATCTTCTTGACCGCAGCAGTGCAGGCGGCAATCAGCGCGGCATCGATCTTGTCGTTCTTGGCGCGCTGCAAGTGGAACTTGGCATAGGCCCGCACTTGTGCCGGCTGAAACACCACCACAATGAACCGCTTGCGCCGTAGCTCGCTGACGACTGGGAGTTCATAGCCGCCACTCGCCTCGATCCCAATGCGCTTGACCTTGTGGCGCCGCAACCACTCCAACAGCGCCTTGTGGCCTTCAGCCGTGTTCTCGACTTGCAGCTGCAAGGAGTTGCCATCGATCGCCACGTCTAGCTTCCGTTTGCCGGTATCGATCCCGGCGCAGATTGTGGTACGCTTGGCCATCTTCGTCGACCCTCCCTTGTGATGCGAACCTAAAGTTCCTTCAACCATCCGGGTCCCGATGAAGTGCCGATTGCGATCTTGCTACGTAAGACAGCCCTCTAGGCTTCGGTGGGCATCGATCCGATCAATCGGCGGCCCAGCCAGGGTGGCCACCCCGGCTGGGCCATTCCTCACGGAACGAGACCACTTTAATCCTTCGCGCTAATACAAGGGTGGGCAAAGCGAAGCGTGCCCACCATCTCGCCATACGCACGAATTAAATGGTGGGCACGCTTGCGCTTTGCTCACCCTACGAAGCTGCGCCTACTTCTTCTGCCCGTAATTCAACAGCCCGCCCTTGCTCTTCGGCGGATGGGCGCGCAGGCCTTCCTCGTTGGGCTCGGTGCCCCAGCCCGGACGATCCGGCATAATGAGATGACCGTCGACGATCTCGGGCACATGGGTGAACAGCTCATGGTCCCAGGCGAGACGATCGATGTCTGTTTCCATAATGCGCAAATTCGGCACCGCGGCGGAGAAATGCGCGTTCATCATGGTACAGAGATGGCCGTAGAAATTATGCGGGGCGACGTTGACCTCGAAATGTTCGGCGGCGGCGGCGATCTTCATCGATTGCCAGACGCCGTTCCAGGGCGTGTCGACGATCGCGACGTCCATTGCCTGTTCGTTGAAATAGGGCAGGAACTCGCGCAGGCCCAGGAGCGTCTCGCAGGATGACACCGGGTGCGGGCTCTGGCGGCGGATATAGCCGAGCGCCTGCGGGTTGAAGGTATCGATCTCCACCCAGAACAGATCCATGTCCTTGATGGCGCGCAGTATCTTCAAATAGCCTTCGGTCTTGGCGTTGAAGTTGAGGTCGAGCAGCAGATCGACATCAGGGCCGGCGCCGTCGCGGATTGCTTCGAGATGCATGCAGAGGTTTCGCAACACGGTGCGATCGACGTTGAGCTCGGGCTCGAACGGCGAGCCGAAGCCGGGCCGCCAGCCCTGCGGCTTGCCTTCGGTGTAGACGAAGATATTGGTCTTCATCGCCGTAAAGCCTTTTTCGCGCACTTCGTGGCCGATCGATTTGACGCCGTCGAGGCTGGTGATGGCCGGCTTGAACCAGTCGGGATGATTGATGCGCCAGGTCGCACAGTGCGACCAGTAGACGCGGATGCGGTCGCGGATCTTGCCGCCGAGCAGCTCGTAGCAGGGCACGCCCAGCGCCTTGGCCTTGACGTCGAGCAGCGCGTTCTCGATCGCGCCCAGTGCCAGCGCGACCACGCCGCCCGCGGCCGGCCGCGTCGCCGCAAACAACTCCACGTAGATCCGCTCGTGCTGGAAGGCATTCTTGCCGACGACGCGTGCGCCAAGCCGCTCGATTGCCGTGGTCACGCCAGGCGCGCCAAAGCCCTCGTCATACTCGCTCCAGCCGACGATGCCGTCCTCGGTCGTGATCTTGACGAAGTGGTAGTTCCGCCATCCGGCGTCACAGGCGAGCGTTTCGACGCTGCGTACGGTCGTGGCCTTTTTCATGATTT encodes the following:
- a CDS encoding transposase; the encoded protein is MAAIREHRDLAQRLDLIYSVGGAGMPTAVAVLIRMPEIGQLSREQAAALAGLAPYDDDSGEHSGARHVDGGRKRLRRALYTAALPASFRWNPQLIALYSRLRAAGKEHKQALIACARKLLIFINTVVARGTPWQDQPPLAATMGASPAS
- a CDS encoding IS110 family transposase — protein: MAKRTTICAGIDTGKRKLDVAIDGNSLQLQVENTAEGHKALLEWLRRHKVKRIGIEASGGYELPVVSELRRKRFIVVVFQPAQVRAYAKFHLQRAKNDKIDAALIAACTAAVKKIHAAPDPGCSRLPNI
- a CDS encoding mandelate racemase/muconate lactonizing enzyme family protein — protein: MKKATTVRSVETLACDAGWRNYHFVKITTEDGIVGWSEYDEGFGAPGVTTAIERLGARVVGKNAFQHERIYVELFAATRPAAGGVVALALGAIENALLDVKAKALGVPCYELLGGKIRDRIRVYWSHCATWRINHPDWFKPAITSLDGVKSIGHEVREKGFTAMKTNIFVYTEGKPQGWRPGFGSPFEPELNVDRTVLRNLCMHLEAIRDGAGPDVDLLLDLNFNAKTEGYLKILRAIKDMDLFWVEIDTFNPQALGYIRRQSPHPVSSCETLLGLREFLPYFNEQAMDVAIVDTPWNGVWQSMKIAAAAEHFEVNVAPHNFYGHLCTMMNAHFSAAVPNLRIMETDIDRLAWDHELFTHVPEIVDGHLIMPDRPGWGTEPNEEGLRAHPPKSKGGLLNYGQKK